The following coding sequences are from one Pseudomonas oryzae window:
- a CDS encoding IclR family transcriptional regulator has product MRRNRADRDDGGQSSHESELALLEKGLLDPITAMNEEENSGQFVTALARGLELMRCFSPRENVLGNQELARMTGLPKPTVTRLTNTLMRLGCLKRELHSGKYQLDVGVLGFGYAMLSNLSIRTVAHPLMEQLANHAQAAVAMAARDRLQMVYLDVVQGQGNMTMRRQIGTYLPLAQSSVGRACLAAMPENEQEFLLEHIRQREIEQWPALRKGLERAFRDYADYGYCLSIGEWHRDVNSVAVPLVHPQYGLLAFNCGGPSFQLPREKLEDDIGPRLINMVNNIGAAAR; this is encoded by the coding sequence ATGCGTCGTAACAGGGCGGATCGGGATGACGGCGGGCAATCCAGTCATGAGAGCGAACTCGCCCTCCTGGAGAAGGGCCTGCTTGACCCCATCACGGCGATGAACGAGGAGGAAAACAGTGGTCAGTTCGTCACTGCGCTAGCCCGTGGTCTTGAACTGATGCGTTGCTTCAGCCCACGCGAAAACGTTCTCGGTAATCAGGAATTGGCTCGTATGACCGGCCTACCCAAGCCGACCGTGACGCGGCTGACCAACACGCTGATGCGCTTGGGCTGCCTGAAGCGAGAGCTACACTCGGGCAAGTATCAGCTGGATGTAGGCGTGCTCGGATTTGGCTACGCGATGCTCTCCAACCTGTCGATCAGGACTGTCGCGCATCCACTGATGGAGCAGCTGGCAAACCATGCACAGGCTGCCGTTGCCATGGCAGCCCGTGACAGATTGCAGATGGTTTACCTGGATGTAGTACAGGGCCAGGGAAACATGACCATGCGCAGGCAGATCGGAACCTACCTGCCGCTAGCGCAGAGCTCAGTAGGCCGAGCATGCCTGGCCGCAATGCCGGAGAACGAGCAGGAATTCCTGCTTGAACATATCCGTCAGCGCGAAATTGAACAGTGGCCGGCCCTGCGCAAAGGGCTGGAGCGCGCGTTCAGGGATTACGCCGATTACGGTTATTGCCTGTCGATCGGCGAGTGGCACCGCGACGTCAACTCTGTCGCTGTGCCCTTGGTACATCCGCAGTATGGGCTGCTGGCCTTCAATTGCGGCGGACCGAGCTTCCAGCTACCACGCGAGAAGCTCGAAGACGATATCGGGCCTCGCCTGATCAACATGGTTAACAACATTGGCGCCGCCGCTCGCTGA
- a CDS encoding RidA family protein, whose protein sequence is MSKSIISSPQAPAAIGTYSQAVRAGSTVYMSGQIPLNPDTMKLVEGFEAQTIQVFENLLAVAKAAGGSLQDIVKLNIYLTDLSHFSKVNEIMGSYFQQPYPARAAIGVSALPLGAQVEMEAVLVLD, encoded by the coding sequence ATGAGCAAGAGCATCATTTCCAGTCCCCAAGCTCCGGCCGCAATCGGAACCTATTCCCAGGCTGTACGTGCCGGCAGTACTGTCTACATGTCTGGGCAAATTCCCCTGAATCCGGATACCATGAAGCTGGTTGAAGGATTTGAGGCGCAAACCATACAGGTCTTTGAGAATCTGCTGGCAGTTGCCAAAGCCGCAGGGGGCTCGTTGCAGGACATTGTTAAGCTCAACATTTATCTCACCGACCTCAGTCATTTCTCCAAGGTCAATGAAATCATGGGGAGCTACTTTCAGCAGCCATATCCGGCTCGGGCGGCCATTGGTGTTTCCGCATTGCCATTGGGGGCTCAAGTCGAAATGGAGGCGGTGCTAGTACTAGACTGA
- a CDS encoding DUF6088 family protein: MPIASTIWQQVKYLPKGRPFSSRRFAALGSHSAVGKAIAQLVSTGELERITRGIYMRPKISPYVGSVRPSALAVIRVIAKRNHETIQVHGAEAVRAFHLSTQMQTQPVLYTSGSSREIRVGALTIRLQHVSPEKLQHAGTKVGLALVALFYIGRKGVNPTSVKRIKSELTLVELNQLAACKMPAWMSKALAGPPPA, encoded by the coding sequence ATGCCCATAGCCTCCACCATCTGGCAACAGGTGAAATACCTGCCCAAAGGGCGACCGTTCAGCTCTCGACGTTTTGCAGCGCTGGGGTCACACTCGGCGGTCGGCAAGGCGATAGCCCAGCTGGTGAGCACTGGCGAGCTGGAGCGGATCACTCGCGGGATCTACATGCGGCCGAAGATCAGTCCGTATGTCGGCAGTGTCCGCCCCAGTGCCTTGGCTGTGATCCGGGTGATCGCCAAGCGGAATCACGAAACGATCCAGGTGCATGGTGCTGAGGCGGTCAGGGCATTTCATCTAAGCACCCAGATGCAAACGCAGCCGGTGCTGTATACGAGCGGCTCAAGTCGAGAGATTCGAGTCGGTGCCCTGACGATACGGCTCCAGCATGTTTCCCCAGAAAAGTTGCAGCATGCCGGAACCAAGGTGGGACTGGCCCTTGTAGCGCTCTTCTACATAGGCAGAAAAGGCGTGAATCCGACTTCAGTAAAGAGGATCAAGAGCGAGCTGACGCTGGTCGAACTCAATCAGTTGGCAGCCTGCAAAATGCCTGCATGGATGAGCAAGGCCCTGGCTGGCCCTCCGCCAGCCTGA
- the alr gene encoding alanine racemase, with the protein MRPARALIDLEALRHNYRLARETTGARALAVVKADAYGHGAVRCAQALADEADGFAVACIEEALELRAAGISAPILLLEGFFELDELDLIVRHQLWCVVHSAWQVEAIERSNLSQPLVVWLKLDSGMHRVGLHPAEYREAWQRLMASGQVAKIVLMTHFAQADELDCSKTADQVAVFREARGELQAEVSLRNSPGIIGWPHLIPEQQPTDWIRPGLMLYGASPFEQPHPLAARLRPVMSLTSKVIAVRELPPGEPVGYGAQFVSERPTRVGVVAMGYADGYPRHAPSGTPVQVNGHRSRLIGRVSMDMLTVDLTDFPGVGLGSRVELWGKQVPVNEVAQRAGTIPYQILCNLKRVSPEYIHY; encoded by the coding sequence ATGCGCCCCGCCCGTGCCCTAATCGACCTTGAAGCTCTCCGACACAACTACCGGTTAGCCCGTGAAACCACAGGGGCCAGAGCTCTTGCAGTAGTCAAGGCTGACGCCTATGGGCACGGAGCTGTTCGCTGTGCCCAAGCGCTTGCCGACGAAGCTGACGGTTTTGCCGTCGCCTGTATCGAGGAGGCGCTGGAGTTGCGCGCAGCCGGCATCAGTGCGCCGATCCTGCTGCTCGAGGGGTTCTTCGAGCTAGACGAGCTAGATCTGATCGTCCGGCACCAGCTCTGGTGTGTAGTTCACTCAGCCTGGCAAGTCGAAGCCATCGAACGGTCCAACCTGTCCCAGCCCCTTGTCGTTTGGCTCAAGCTGGACTCCGGAATGCACCGTGTCGGTTTGCACCCAGCTGAGTACCGAGAAGCCTGGCAGCGCCTCATGGCCAGCGGCCAAGTCGCTAAGATCGTGCTAATGACTCATTTTGCTCAGGCGGACGAGCTCGATTGCTCCAAAACTGCCGATCAGGTTGCCGTGTTTCGAGAAGCGCGCGGGGAGTTACAGGCGGAGGTCAGCCTGCGTAATTCCCCGGGCATCATCGGTTGGCCGCACCTTATCCCGGAGCAGCAGCCTACTGACTGGATACGTCCAGGTCTGATGCTCTACGGCGCAAGCCCTTTCGAGCAACCGCATCCACTGGCGGCTCGACTCAGACCGGTCATGAGCCTGACATCCAAGGTCATAGCCGTACGGGAGCTCCCCCCCGGTGAGCCTGTAGGTTACGGCGCACAGTTCGTCAGTGAGCGGCCAACCCGAGTTGGAGTTGTTGCTATGGGCTATGCCGATGGCTATCCACGGCATGCTCCGAGTGGGACACCCGTGCAGGTCAATGGCCATAGAAGCAGGCTTATTGGGCGGGTATCAATGGATATGCTCACGGTCGACCTGACCGATTTTCCCGGCGTGGGTCTAGGTAGCCGGGTGGAGTTGTGGGGGAAGCAAGTGCCAGTCAACGAGGTGGCTCAGCGGGCTGGCACCATTCCATACCAGATTCTCTGCAATCTCAAACGGGTATCCCCTGAATATATTCATTATTGA
- a CDS encoding BPSL0761 family protein produces MTMPRERTRSIIQTREFLVDLSRDKTLPEALRIEARRLLRHYPTADEVLLAGKVEEQREDGLPWVFLSSKID; encoded by the coding sequence ATGACGATGCCCCGTGAACGCACCCGCTCGATCATTCAAACCCGTGAGTTTCTGGTAGATTTGTCTCGCGACAAGACGCTGCCTGAGGCCCTACGCATTGAGGCGCGTCGCCTGTTGCGTCATTACCCAACCGCCGATGAGGTGCTGCTGGCCGGCAAGGTAGAGGAACAGCGCGAAGATGGCCTGCCGTGGGTTTTCCTGAGCTCCAAAATCGACTAG
- a CDS encoding acyl-CoA dehydrogenase family protein, with translation MIRDPETLQILLDSIRQFVDQELIPRESEVAETDAMPQDIVDQMREMGLFGLTIPEEFGGLGVTMEEEVNIAFELGRTSPAFRSYIGTNNGIGSIGILVDGTEEQKRHFLPKLASGELLSSFCLTEPDAGSDAASLKTTAVRDGDSYVLNGTKRFITNAPHAGIYTVMARTNPEIKGAGGISAFIVERGTPGISLGKPDHKMGQKGAHTSDVIFDNVRVPATHLIGGVEGVGFKTAMKVLDKGRLHIAALSVGAAERMLDDALRYAMERKQFGKPIAEFQLIQAMLADSKAEIYAARCMVLDAARKRDAGQNVSTEASCAKMFATEMCGRVADRCVQIHGGAGYVSEYAIERFYRDVRLFRIYEGTTQIQQLVIARNMIRESQH, from the coding sequence ATGATCCGTGACCCCGAAACCCTGCAGATCCTGCTGGACTCGATCCGCCAGTTCGTCGACCAAGAACTGATCCCTCGCGAAAGCGAAGTGGCGGAAACCGACGCCATGCCCCAAGACATCGTCGATCAAATGCGGGAAATGGGTCTGTTCGGCCTGACCATCCCCGAAGAGTTCGGCGGCCTTGGCGTCACTATGGAAGAGGAGGTGAACATTGCCTTCGAGCTTGGACGCACCTCTCCTGCCTTCCGCTCCTACATCGGCACCAACAATGGGATCGGCTCGATCGGCATCCTGGTCGACGGTACCGAAGAACAGAAGCGCCACTTCCTGCCGAAGCTGGCCAGCGGCGAACTGCTTAGCTCCTTCTGCCTCACCGAGCCGGACGCTGGTTCAGACGCTGCCTCACTGAAGACCACTGCAGTACGCGACGGCGACAGCTACGTACTCAACGGCACCAAACGCTTCATCACCAATGCGCCGCACGCGGGCATCTACACTGTGATGGCGCGCACCAACCCTGAGATCAAGGGCGCCGGCGGCATCAGCGCATTCATTGTCGAGCGTGGCACCCCGGGCATCTCATTGGGCAAGCCCGACCACAAGATGGGCCAGAAAGGCGCGCATACAAGCGATGTAATTTTCGACAACGTCCGTGTTCCAGCCACCCACCTGATTGGCGGAGTCGAAGGAGTGGGCTTCAAAACGGCAATGAAGGTGCTCGACAAAGGCCGCCTACATATCGCCGCACTCAGCGTCGGCGCTGCCGAGAGGATGCTGGACGACGCGCTGCGATACGCCATGGAGCGTAAGCAGTTCGGGAAACCGATTGCCGAATTCCAACTCATCCAAGCCATGCTTGCTGATAGCAAAGCAGAAATCTACGCCGCTCGTTGCATGGTTTTGGATGCTGCGCGCAAGCGTGATGCTGGCCAGAACGTCAGCACCGAAGCTTCGTGCGCCAAGATGTTTGCCACCGAAATGTGCGGACGGGTTGCTGACCGTTGCGTACAGATCCATGGCGGCGCCGGCTATGTCAGCGAGTACGCAATCGAGCGCTTCTACCGCGATGTGCGACTGTTCCGGATCTATGAGGGCACCACTCAAATTCAGCAACTGGTCATCGCGCGCAACATGATCCGCGAGAGCCAGCACTGA
- the dadA gene encoding D-amino acid dehydrogenase: MRVLVLGSGVVGIASAHYLARIGFEVVVIDRQDGAALETSYANAGQVSPGYASPWAAPGIPLKAMKWLVQRHAPLAIKLTGNLDQYLWMAQMLRNCTSARYAVNKERMVRLAEYSRDCLDELRAETGIAYEGRQLGTTQLFRTQAQVDAAAKDIAVLEQAGVPYELLDRAGITRVEPALGAVADKLAGALRLPNDQTGDCFLFTRRLAEMARELGVEFRFGQNIERLENDGERVTGVWIDGQLERADHYVLTLGSYSPQLLKPLGIKAPVYPLKGYSLTVPITDAAMAPTSTILDETYKVAITRFDDRIRVGGMAEIAGHDLSLNPRRRETLEMITADLYPQGGDLARAEFWTGLRPATPDGTPIVGATRYRNLFLNTGHGTLGWTMACGSGRLLADLMANKRPQISPRGLDISRYISSVA, translated from the coding sequence ATGCGGGTGCTTGTTCTTGGCAGCGGTGTGGTTGGCATCGCCAGCGCGCATTACTTGGCGCGCATCGGGTTCGAGGTGGTGGTCATCGACCGGCAGGACGGTGCGGCGCTGGAAACCAGCTACGCCAACGCCGGCCAGGTCTCTCCCGGCTACGCCTCGCCGTGGGCCGCCCCTGGCATCCCGCTGAAGGCCATGAAGTGGCTGGTGCAGCGCCATGCGCCGCTGGCCATCAAGCTCACCGGCAACCTCGACCAGTACCTGTGGATGGCGCAGATGCTGCGTAACTGCACCTCTGCCCGCTACGCGGTGAACAAGGAGCGCATGGTGCGCTTGGCCGAGTACAGCCGCGACTGCCTCGACGAGCTGCGGGCCGAGACCGGCATCGCCTACGAGGGCCGCCAGCTCGGCACCACCCAGCTGTTCCGCACCCAGGCGCAGGTCGACGCCGCAGCCAAGGACATCGCCGTGCTCGAACAAGCCGGGGTGCCCTACGAGCTGCTCGACCGCGCCGGCATCACCCGCGTCGAGCCGGCCTTGGGCGCGGTGGCTGATAAGCTGGCCGGCGCCCTGCGCCTGCCCAACGACCAGACCGGCGACTGCTTCCTGTTCACCAGGCGCCTGGCCGAGATGGCCCGCGAGCTGGGGGTCGAGTTCCGCTTCGGGCAGAACATCGAGCGCCTGGAGAACGACGGCGAGCGCGTCACTGGCGTGTGGATCGACGGCCAGTTGGAGCGTGCCGACCACTATGTGCTGACCCTCGGCAGCTACTCGCCGCAGCTGCTCAAGCCGCTCGGCATCAAGGCGCCGGTGTACCCGCTGAAGGGCTACTCGCTGACCGTGCCGATCACTGACGCGGCCATGGCGCCAACCTCGACCATCCTCGACGAGACCTACAAGGTGGCGATCACCCGCTTCGACGACAGGATTCGGGTGGGCGGTATGGCCGAGATCGCCGGCCATGATCTGTCGCTCAACCCGCGCCGCCGCGAAACCCTGGAAATGATCACCGCCGACCTCTACCCGCAGGGCGGCGACCTGGCGCGCGCCGAGTTCTGGACCGGCCTGCGTCCGGCGACCCCGGACGGCACACCGATTGTGGGGGCCACCCGCTACCGCAACCTGTTCCTCAACACCGGGCATGGCACCCTTGGCTGGACCATGGCCTGCGGCTCCGGTCGTCTGCTCGCCGACCTGATGGCGAACAAGCGTCCGCAGATCAGCCCACGGGGTCTCGACATATCGCGTTACATCAGCAGCGTCGCTTAG